From one Methanocella sp. genomic stretch:
- a CDS encoding 4Fe-4S dicluster domain-containing protein: MPRLTKNEDACITCHRCETICGWVHDVVFNPDKGRVIVDLDYPDTHHLRICIQCGRCADACPMDAIYQDFNILTTSEQGIYRLDESKCTGCGECIDACPTKVLQFYPDRRMPRKCDLCLGQPMCVRYCPTNALGWVLM; this comes from the coding sequence ATGCCCCGGCTAACGAAAAACGAGGACGCATGTATCACCTGCCACCGCTGCGAGACCATTTGCGGCTGGGTCCACGACGTCGTTTTTAATCCGGATAAGGGCCGGGTCATCGTCGACCTGGACTATCCCGACACACACCATTTACGTATTTGCATACAGTGCGGCCGCTGCGCCGATGCCTGTCCCATGGATGCCATATACCAGGACTTTAACATTCTCACCACGAGCGAACAGGGCATCTACCGGCTGGACGAGAGCAAGTGCACGGGCTGCGGCGAATGCATCGATGCCTGCCCGACGAAGGTGCTGCAGTTCTACCCGGACCGGCGCATGCCTAGGAAGTGCGACCTCTGCCTGGGCCAGCCCATGTGCGTCCGCTACTGTCCCACGAATGCGCTCGGGTGGGTGTTGATGTGA
- a CDS encoding APC family permease: MSCTSNAEPAPGARATPIPAASPFIEEVTLKRDLGVLGSFSIGFADVGADIYVALGLVLFFAAGVAPLALAVAALGYMFTALSYAELASAIPKAGGASIFAREAFNDFWGFIAGWGLLLDYTIDIALFGWITMGYLGSFFHNLGQAGVPYVGALASLNSLNTAVSGGVSDYTVQALATIILSVLLMALNYIGIRESANFNIFLSGLSILSEIILLLIGFAIVWNLTTFMGNITQLGTGVSWANFGWGITVAMVSFIGLESISQAAEETKRPDKTIPKATFALIIAVVLAGMLLTILAVGLPTISPSVIGKTYQNDPVAGVAHGIALGLSQTNPLVMILPLYVGFLGFIMLLMSTNTGVIGASRVTYSMARYKIMPAWFNHVHPKFRVPTRTIVVFTLASVGFVVFVWIMGTFRLSHEDPTIILGDLYNYGALISFMLVNLALIRLRNKRPELYRPYKSPFAFSIKRKGKDLVVPLLPLLGFFVCLFVWILVLSLHEIGKIVGTLWFIAGILFYLWYRRSKGLSWKESIPGTLATSPDVAPEMHPEISEQIRQKLIK; this comes from the coding sequence GTGTCCTGTACGAGTAACGCCGAGCCAGCGCCCGGAGCGAGAGCAACGCCTATCCCTGCGGCTTCCCCCTTTATCGAGGAAGTCACGCTAAAGAGGGACCTGGGAGTGCTGGGATCGTTCTCCATAGGCTTTGCCGACGTGGGCGCGGACATCTACGTGGCTCTCGGCCTGGTGCTATTCTTCGCGGCGGGCGTCGCCCCGCTGGCGCTGGCGGTCGCCGCGCTGGGCTACATGTTCACCGCTCTAAGCTACGCGGAGCTGGCCTCCGCCATACCCAAAGCTGGCGGCGCCTCGATCTTTGCCAGGGAGGCGTTCAATGATTTTTGGGGCTTCATCGCTGGGTGGGGGCTGCTGCTCGACTATACCATCGACATCGCCCTCTTCGGCTGGATCACGATGGGTTATTTAGGCAGCTTTTTCCATAACCTGGGTCAGGCTGGCGTACCATACGTCGGGGCCCTGGCCAGCCTGAATAGCCTGAATACGGCTGTTTCGGGGGGCGTATCGGACTATACCGTCCAGGCGCTCGCGACCATCATCCTGAGCGTCCTGCTCATGGCGCTCAACTACATCGGCATCCGGGAATCGGCGAACTTCAACATCTTTCTCTCGGGGCTGAGCATCCTCAGCGAGATAATTCTACTGCTTATCGGCTTTGCCATCGTCTGGAACTTAACGACGTTCATGGGCAACATCACCCAACTCGGCACAGGCGTCTCCTGGGCGAATTTCGGGTGGGGCATCACCGTGGCCATGGTCTCCTTCATCGGCCTCGAATCCATATCCCAGGCGGCGGAAGAGACAAAGCGCCCGGACAAGACCATACCCAAAGCCACCTTTGCGCTGATCATCGCGGTCGTACTCGCCGGCATGCTGCTGACAATACTGGCCGTCGGATTGCCTACGATCAGCCCCTCCGTAATCGGCAAGACATACCAGAACGACCCGGTCGCAGGCGTCGCTCATGGCATTGCGCTCGGCCTCAGCCAGACTAATCCACTCGTCATGATATTACCGCTCTACGTGGGGTTTTTAGGCTTTATCATGCTCCTCATGTCCACGAATACGGGAGTCATCGGCGCATCGAGGGTGACGTACTCCATGGCCAGGTACAAGATCATGCCTGCGTGGTTCAATCACGTCCACCCGAAGTTCCGCGTTCCAACGAGAACGATCGTAGTGTTTACGCTGGCATCTGTGGGCTTTGTAGTGTTCGTCTGGATCATGGGCACGTTCCGGCTGAGCCACGAGGACCCGACGATCATTCTGGGCGACCTGTACAATTACGGCGCCCTCATCTCGTTCATGCTGGTGAACCTTGCCCTGATTCGGCTGAGAAACAAGCGTCCGGAGCTATACCGGCCCTATAAGTCGCCTTTCGCCTTTAGTATTAAGCGTAAGGGCAAGGATCTCGTCGTGCCCCTACTGCCGCTGCTGGGGTTTTTCGTATGTCTGTTCGTCTGGATACTGGTGCTGAGCCTGCACGAGATCGGGAAGATCGTTGGGACGCTCTGGTTCATCGCCGGCATCCTGTTCTACTTATGGTACCGCCGCAGCAAGGGGCTGAGCTGGAAAGAGTCGATACCCGGTACTCTGGCCACGTCACCCGACGTTGCCCCCGAGATGCACCCCGAGATATCGGAACAAATAAGGCAAAAACTGATCAAATGA
- a CDS encoding universal stress protein, translated as MPEANVVRYKKSEKPGKIAFSILALDALLSIALLAMGLYMFALGISRSTSMLVLPAVLFVSIGGYKAAKLYPILMASIGSEGQPVTVLHNSVLVPISRPETLESHVNLGCDMVAPGGTLRLLYVIEVPQQVPFDYADTRKAKARELLTLAASYAEKRGVMPKLEIVAARVIPEAILELADRYKVDLIIMGSSQRTVPEKVLFGNVVDRVLREAPCEALIFSYSKTLQPIKYYKILVPTSGYKHAERALDIAIHLTKKFGGKITSLYVGQASDAEKAKLILKKAQMHAERLGSSVETLFKTGSVIDNIIDEAKSGSYSLIIIGSTERPAYYTFLLGSTADEIVTRAPCNVLIVHTKK; from the coding sequence ATGCCCGAAGCGAATGTCGTACGATATAAAAAATCGGAAAAGCCGGGGAAAATAGCGTTCTCTATTCTCGCATTAGATGCGCTCCTGTCCATCGCCCTGCTGGCGATGGGCCTGTACATGTTCGCGCTGGGCATATCGAGGAGCACCTCGATGCTAGTCCTTCCCGCTGTCCTTTTTGTCTCGATCGGCGGATATAAGGCCGCAAAGCTGTATCCTATACTGATGGCATCGATCGGCAGCGAAGGCCAGCCCGTGACCGTCCTGCACAACAGCGTACTGGTGCCCATATCGAGGCCTGAGACGCTGGAAAGCCATGTGAACCTGGGATGCGATATGGTGGCGCCGGGCGGGACTTTACGGCTCCTGTACGTTATCGAGGTGCCCCAGCAGGTTCCCTTCGATTACGCCGATACACGGAAAGCGAAGGCAAGGGAGCTGTTGACCCTGGCAGCATCATATGCGGAGAAGCGCGGCGTAATGCCGAAGCTCGAGATCGTCGCCGCCCGGGTCATACCGGAGGCGATACTGGAGCTTGCCGACCGCTATAAGGTCGACCTGATCATCATGGGTTCGAGCCAGCGGACGGTGCCCGAGAAGGTGCTTTTCGGCAACGTCGTGGACCGTGTCTTGCGAGAAGCCCCCTGCGAGGCGCTCATTTTCAGCTATTCGAAGACTCTGCAGCCCATCAAATACTATAAGATTCTGGTGCCCACGTCGGGCTATAAGCATGCCGAGAGGGCACTGGACATCGCCATTCACTTGACGAAAAAGTTCGGGGGCAAGATCACGTCCCTGTACGTTGGTCAGGCCTCGGACGCCGAGAAGGCGAAGCTCATCCTGAAAAAGGCGCAGATGCACGCCGAGCGGCTCGGCTCTTCCGTGGAGACGCTGTTCAAGACCGGCAGTGTCATCGATAACATCATCGACGAAGCGAAGTCCGGCAGCTACTCGCTCATCATCATCGGCTCAACCGAGCGGCCTGCCTACTATACGTTTTTACTGGGGAGCACCGCCGATGAGATCGTCACCCGGGCGCCCTGCAACGTGCTCATCGTGCACACGAAGAAATGA